The Gossypium arboreum isolate Shixiya-1 chromosome 2, ASM2569848v2, whole genome shotgun sequence region taaattgtaAAATGAATATGAGAAATATTTAGAAAGATGaagataataattttttttttaaaaatagagaggttaattaaaatgtttgaagatttttgtatgttttaattatattttcttttaaattttaaaagactttaaacaaatatttcaaaatttttataaaacttgaaAATAATTGTTGGAATTTTTTGTGAGGGCCAAGATTGCTTTTTGACTCATGTTACGATCCGCCGGTTCAGAGAGGAAATTTAGTAGCTGGTGATTTTCAACGTTTGCGTTGATTTCAAAGAGTTACGATTTGAAGCTTTTTGCATACCtatttattttggtaaactaaacATCACCAATTATGGATTCTTTTTCtacttaattataaaaattataaaatggttatttaattataatttattttttctttttatcacatagttatgaaaaattataaaatgagtatctaactattaattatttttttggtcACCAACTGACtaacataaaaatgaaaatactCAAAAATCTAATATAGTTGGGTGACCACAAAATacaaaattgaataatcgaatgaagtataagaactaaattatgtcaaattaaattatgaatactAAATCTTAAATTGAAGCATTGCAGAGggattataattgtattttaccTATATTCTATGTATAAATGGCATTCCTTATCTGACACACGTCCATCACTTTCTTTTACATTATTAACacaatggttaaattttaattctgACCCCTCTATTTTTTAGACATGTAAAAgtaattcaatttcaatttcaattattaTGCTACactcaaatttgaaatttgatctttatattttaatttttgacatAATTTAGTACTTCAACGTTTATAATGATATTAGTTATTCTAAATACTTTACTTTGATTACAATCTTGACTTGAATTTTAAGAGTTATTAACACTATTAAAATTCTTTATTAAATTGAGATCCATTACAATGCCATTCTTTTTTGTCACATAGTTATGTAAtgagtattttttaaaaatttaaaatatcacgtcaacaaatttaacaaaagaatttTAATGGCGTTAACAACTAAATGAAAACTGAATTCCAAATATATAGAGTATAGAAACTTGGCCAACACGAAATGTTACATATTAGAATAAAATATGTCATAACTCCTTGCGTTCTTCGTAAATTTAAATcatagtctctatacttttattttaataatttagtattacttttaaattttaaaattcagatcCAACTATTAACACAGCTTAAAACTAATTTGTTACATTTAGGCTTATTATAATATCAATTCTTTTAGTTACATGACTACTAAGTAAGTATTTTTTTACCTTAAAATATCACATCAAcaaatataacaaaaaaaaagtaaCAATATTAACACTTGAAGCTAAAGGCTAAAttctgaaaataaaagtataaggactaattcTAAATTTATGAAAAGTAGATAGACTTATTAGACATTTTAACCTTGATGAGCGGTTGATAAGACACGAATCTTTCGAACAAAAGAAAAAAGACGAGACACGAATCTGATACCATTCCATTTACATCAAAAGTGATTAAAAAGTGTGAAAGGATGGACTTTGACGCCTTAACCATTTccactaaataaataaaaaggaaagtaCGATTCTTCTATGCTGTAGGGGCAACTAAAGTTTGCCTTAACCCCTTCATGCTTGACAAATATCACATTTCCATTCCATAATTTGCTTAAACATCTCCAAATCTCAATAGTAAAAAACCCATGTGAAATTGCTATAAGATGATAAGGACTAAAAGGCAAAAGCAAATTAGTCTGTGTGAACACATTTAATGTCATTATTATGAGAATGTTGCTTTTCCAGATAATGGATTTACTTGTATAATTTGCAGCTGTCATACAATTTCAGAACAGAGAGGGAAGGCTAAACATGGTTTACTTACCTTTTCTCTTGATTTTCAACTTGATTTCATATTTTCCCTCTTCTTCACATGCACAAAATGCAGACCTTATTCTGCCATTGAAGGCTGTAAACCTTGGTAACTGGCTTGTTACTGAAGGATGGATGAAACCTTCTCGTTTTGATGGCATCATTAACAAAGATCTTTTGGTATATACATAGCTTTCCCTTTTCTTTAGCTATggtttcactcatttaatcatgaaTTTCCAATTTTTTTTGTGTATTTATTTGGTATAGGATGGAACCCAAGTTCAGTTTCGTTCAACAAAGCTAAACAAGTATTTGTGTGCTGAAAATGGCGGTGGAACCGTCGTTGTAGCCAACCGTCCCTCACCTTCTGGTTGGGAAACCTTCAGGGTTTGTTCTTTCATCAGCTTTTTTGTTTAAACTACAACATAATACTTGAAGTCTTTCCAATTTTTTTGCTTGGTTGGATGCAGTTATGGAGGGTGAGTGAATCATGCTTTAACTTGAGAGTGTTCAACAAGCAGTTTGTGGGATTAGGAAGTCAAGGTGTACAAGCAGTTTCAGATACACCTACTGATACAGAAACGTTTGAGATTGTAAGGAAAGATGATGATCGTAACCGAGTTCGATTCAAAGCATCAAATGGTTTGTTCCTACAGGTACTTTTGCTGCACTCACTACAATTTGCAATGACTTTCATAGTAATGATTTTCCATTTTTAAGGAACAAAACTTTTCATAATTAGGCACAATCGGAGACACTGGTAACTGCAGATTATGCAGAGTCTAGTTGGGATGATAGCGATCCATCTGTGTTCATAATGACAATCGTAAACACCATACAAGGTGAATTTCAAATCACTAATGGTTATGGCCCTGATAAAGCCCCTCAAGTCATGCAGGTAAGGGCTCTTTTTTTACTCTTTAAACAAGCAAGTTATAGCAATAGTATCCGAATTGACTTTGTACGAAACCATGGTTATTTAGGATCATTGGAATTCTTACATCACTGAGGAAGATTTCAATTTCATGTCTGCAAATGGACTGAGTGCCGTGAGGATACCTGTAGGGTGGTGGATAGCGCAGGATCCAACTCCCCCTAAGCCTTTTGTTGGAGGCTCTTCAATAGCCCTCGACAATGCTTTCACATGGGCAGAGTAAGTAAAGGAAATCTTCTAGGATGAAGACAAAACAAGACTTATTTAATTTAAAGTTCTAAACAATCTTCTGGttcatgtgtgaaattgatgcaGGAAATATGGGATGGAGGTAATTATTGATTTGCACGCAGTCAAAGCCTCACAGAACGGTGACGAACACAGCGGAGCAAGAGATGGTTTTCTAGAATGGGGCGATTCCAACATTGACGAGACTGTGGCGGTAATAGAGTTTCTTGCAGCAAGGTTAAAGATGACACTAACCATTTCTATGTCATGCCATGTTCTATTGTATCCTTTTCCTTCTTTCAATTGAATTTAAAGGTTCAATATAATTGTTGGACAGATATGGTGTAAGACCAAATTTGGCTGCGATTGCATTAATGAATGAGCCTAGAGCACCGGGTGTAACATTAGATGCACTTACAAAGTATTACAAAGCTGGATACGATGCCATAAGGAAGTACACAAATGCGTATGTGATCCTATCAGCTCGTTTAGGACCAGCTGATCCAAAGGAGCTCTTCTCATTGGCCAGTACTATGAATCGAGTAGCCATCGATGTGCATTACTACAACCTCTTTTCAGACTCCTTTACTGGCATGACTGTCCAACAAAACATCGATTTTGTCAACAATCAACGAGCCTCCGATCTTGGCAGCTTGACCTCGGCTAACGGTCCCCTGGTTTTAGTTGGTAATTTAAGTTTTGGAACAGGTTTAGTTTTAGCTGTATGCAAATGTAGTAGGAATGAATTTCAAAGTGGTGTTTTTTTTGCAGGGGAATGGACTGCAGAATTTGCTCGAAACGATGCATCAATGGAAGATTACCAGAGATTTGCTAAAGCACAGCTAGATGTTTATGGTCGTGCAACATTTGGATGGGCATATTGGGCTTATAATTGTGACAGAAACCATTGGAGTCTCAAGTGGATGATTGAGAACAACTTTATTCAGCTTAAGTGACCAACTATTTGATTATCAAGCTTTAAAATTACAATAAATGAGGTTGGCATTTAGTTCTCCTGTTAAAAAAGTTGATGCAGGGGAAACcaagaaactcttttcttttttttttccttaaaatgataatagtaAATTTAAATCTAAAGTTTAGCTCATTCTTTTCAGATTCAATCATACCTATGATAAAGGAATAAATAATTGTGGTCGATAAATACTTgatcaaaaaaattaaattaaatattgaatgtaCTATTAACTCAACCATACAAATTTTTAATGTCAAACTCCAACATGCACAATTTTGCACCATTTTCTTCTTCAAGAGATATactttcatttttaattttttataattattagtcTTTCGTCAAAGTTTCTTATCGATGTAGTTTTCCTCCAAACTGTCATACTTGAAATAGTACCTTTAAAATTCAAAATGCTTAGCtatttttcaataacaaataaaaattattttcttgatGATGAGATTACATTaagtttttaagaaaattatATGCTATTgtttttatttgatatttaaaGAAGAATTTAATGAATTTTTACTAAGTTTATCAAAAAATTATATAAGTAATATACATTTTATAACAAAGTAAGATCTTTGTTAGtaatttgatatatttggagAGAGAAAAAATTGTTAGGATTCAAATATTACCACatgtcttattttattattaaatcttTGGGTTCATCTTGTGAACCATCATATCACTTCGCACCTACTTCGTAAGTCCGCCTCGTAAACCATCACTCCATCATTTCATAGGATGCATTTCACCGCCTTATGAAAATGTCCTTACCGTTAAGGTCTTGCTCACCATCCTATGAGATGCAACCATCTAGTCATTTCTCCATCACCACCTCGTAAGGTCACAAGTCATTTATCACTAGTATAATGTGAGGTGTGATCATCTCACCACCTCACCAAGTACATACGAAGGAGATCACATGTGAGCACTTTACATATTACCGATATCTCGTGATGTGAGATCACCTCACCTCTTTGCGAGTCTGCCTTGCCAAATAAGTATAGGAGAGATCATGTGTCAGCACCACACATACCACTGATACCTCGCGAGGTAGTCTATATGCGATTTGACCCCATCAAGCCTCACCACCTTGCATGGTGGAGCATGGGCACTGTCCACTCCTTACGATGACACCTTCTTACCAAATAGACACGTCTAAGGGAATGTGTCCAACCTAAAAGGGAGAATGTGTCATTTGCATGGCGTATAATTAGCTCCTAGCACATCATATCAGGGAATCATACCTTATAAATATGAAAGAATTTCTCCCAAGAGAGGGGGGATGGGGAGAACACCTCAATAGACTTCAAGCCAACTCAAAGTAACCTAACAAGTCTTTTAATAAGTAAATTTCATTTCATCTGATAAAGTAAAACTTTGCTAAAAAATGAACTCACAAAGTAACTTAACATTGtttaataagaaaattaaaaaagaaatgtGTTGAAATGGCTCTGGGTAAGAACAGGGATAGAGATAAAAGGGGCTATTTTACCCAAATGattcaaaaaaataattatttagtaAACGATCCTGGTTCAAAAACAATCACCTAAATGAcctaaaatgaataataaaattgAGTTATGGGTATTAGATGGTCGACACTGCtatttttctgttaaaaatttaatttttggggTTTTGAACACTTGACTACTGACACCCATGCATTTGTTTCAAACCGTATCatactatatatttataatagtatttttaaaaaaattagggtGTTGATACACTAATAGTCGGCACCCCTTTATCTGATTAAAAAAGATATTTTGGGCATGTCAAGTGTTGGCCAACAAAAGCCCACACTGACCCAACAAAAAGGAGATGGAAATATTGCAACATTAATCCCTCTTTGTTGTCCCACCTTTTTTATTTCCCAAGTttgattacaaattttatattttaaaataatattggaCTACTTATCATGTTGTTAATTAATATTTCATCattcatattattattaaatttaacaatttatttaaatttaatatgcaaaattaaattaattttttcctAAAATTAGAACATGCGTTAATGATTTTCATTTTtacaataattcaaataaacattgcTAAAttattgtttcttttattttaaaaataacgtgtaatatatttataaatttagaaacaattaaatagtataattttaaatagacttaaaaattttaaatttagaaataaggtgtaatatatttataaaagacaCTTAACTtaagttaaattaatttataacaaaataatttgaaaatatttacattatttttatattttaaaatttaatttataaataaatttatcttGTATATTtcgaaagaaaataaattataatctATAATTTAAAGTTACAAAATCATAATCTATAAGGTAAGTTTTATCaacaataagaaaaataaatttatcttgtatattttatattttaaacctaaaaccctaaaaatataccagataaatttatttataaataaactaTTTTGTGCTCACTTAGCTCAATCATTAGATTGAAGAATGAAGCTTTCTATTTCAAAGCAGAATGCTTGTCCATCATTTCAATTTTTTGAACTGACCTTTTCTCTAATCACAACAATATACTCTTTATAACTTTAATCATGTGAAATTTTCCATAgcattttaatttgaatttaaatttaaaattgatgGTTAAAATATTCTTAAAATTGAAATTTTCGACAAATATTAGGAAgtgaaaatatttttctttagttttgtaTGACTTATGATGATGGTGAATAACATGTAAGTTCAATAGTCATGAAAATAGTGTTCCACGCGATGAGATTAAGGACAACTATCATAACGTGAACATTTATTTAAAAGGTAAATTACATAAATGATGCtccaattattaattttttattaaaacatttaacttaaaaattaccaaataattatttaatttatcaatATATTTACTTTAAGTCTAAAACCGTTAAAATGCTAATAATAGACTGACGTGAATGGCATGaattttaatcattaaaattttcaaataatttccatgtcattttatatttaaaaaaaactatttttaaatcCAAAACTTATTTCAAC contains the following coding sequences:
- the LOC108465503 gene encoding probable glucan 1,3-beta-glucosidase A, which encodes MVYLPFLLIFNLISYFPSSSHAQNADLILPLKAVNLGNWLVTEGWMKPSRFDGIINKDLLDGTQVQFRSTKLNKYLCAENGGGTVVVANRPSPSGWETFRLWRVSESCFNLRVFNKQFVGLGSQGVQAVSDTPTDTETFEIVRKDDDRNRVRFKASNGLFLQAQSETLVTADYAESSWDDSDPSVFIMTIVNTIQGEFQITNGYGPDKAPQVMQDHWNSYITEEDFNFMSANGLSAVRIPVGWWIAQDPTPPKPFVGGSSIALDNAFTWAEKYGMEVIIDLHAVKASQNGDEHSGARDGFLEWGDSNIDETVAVIEFLAARYGVRPNLAAIALMNEPRAPGVTLDALTKYYKAGYDAIRKYTNAYVILSARLGPADPKELFSLASTMNRVAIDVHYYNLFSDSFTGMTVQQNIDFVNNQRASDLGSLTSANGPLVLVGEWTAEFARNDASMEDYQRFAKAQLDVYGRATFGWAYWAYNCDRNHWSLKWMIENNFIQLK